In the genome of Felis catus isolate Fca126 chromosome E1, F.catus_Fca126_mat1.0, whole genome shotgun sequence, the window tccgattctgtgtctccttctctctctgcccctcccccgttcatgctgtctcaaaaataaataaatgttaaaaaaaaaaaaagatattcttttactttttttaagtaatctctatatccgacatggggctcaagctcacatcCCCATGATAGTCACATGCTCCACtcactgagccagctaggcatccctaatattttttttaaaacgttttcaAATATAGTTGTGTATTAGAAATACcctaagaactttttaaaacaatgtttatttatttttgagtgagagagagcgtgaccatggaaggggcagagagagagagagagagggagacagagaatcccaagtaggctctgcactgtcaatacagagcctgatatggggctcgaaatcactaactgtgagccaaaaccaagagttggatgttcagttgactgagccaccaaggtaccctgaatttttttcttgataagttcAAATATTGTATCAGTTTCATCTTCTTTAAGAAATCTCTCCTAAAGCTATCTGCTCTGCTTTAATCTGGACTTTTTGCCCTCTCTAACCAGGGTACACTTGTCATCCTGGATATTCTCTTTGCCTGTCTCCTGTGTTGAATGTTCTGTTCAGAAGGTTTAGGCAAAGCCCAAGGGTTctagggagaggggaggagatgggTCATGGTTTTTCTGAGTTTTGCTTGATCTGTCTAGTTCCTTACCCTTAACTCTGCCTTGTGTTCTCCAGACCAGAGACCCTCAATCATATCCTCTCTAGAAAATAAACCTTTAGTTTTATGCTACAGTACAGAAGAGGCAGTTAATCATGCTGAACAGACAAGTTTAACAACATTCCTTGATCAGGAGTCAAAGGCAGTGGTGCTCCACAGGATAGGAAAGCTAATTTAGGAGCCAGTGACTTAGTGTTTTCATGGATTCCCTTAAAGATGttctggagggacagagaataaTAATGGGTGAAAAACATTGGCGTCATTAATGCTGAGTCAAAAGTGATAAAGCCACTGAATGtgaaaacattttaggaaaactttaaccaatttattttgttacatatattttttatggaTGTTCAAGAatgatctaatttttaaaaatccaaacctAATTTACTCTAAAAGAACTATTTCAGTaagtataaaatttaataatctaAGTGAATAATTGACATAATTTGataatcttttttcttataatcaGTGGTGTCTTAgatggaaggaaaataatattatggATTTATACCCTTTTTTGTCACATGGGTTTCAAGTATTTTTGTccatcatttttgtcttttgtgtggTATTTTTCATCATATggaggttttacatttttatgtcagCAAACCCATATATCTTCCTATGTTATAGATTCTGAGCTTTGCCCGAGATATAAAATATTCCTTAGTATTTTCCagcattttttatagttttatgtttaatatttaaattttttaacccatctggatttatttttatttccgataatgcttttttttggttacttctcttctcattttaaattttatttgcttaaCTTTTcccttctcacttttttttcccccttttcactTTTGAACATTAATTTTTCAAGGGCCTAACTTTAGAatggcttcatttcttttttctttttgtaacttttaGATAGAGtttattaccttttatttctgagtaatatAGAGTGATGAATTATCTAACAAGTACAGCTTTTATAGCatgtcataaatttttttttaatttttttaattttttatttatttttgagagcgagagaccgagtgtcagtggggaggggcagagagagagggagacagaatctgaagcaggctccaggctctgagctgtcagcacagagcccaatgtggggctcaaacccacaaactgtgagatcatgacctgagccgaagtctgacgctcaaccaacgagccacccaggtgccccagcgtgtcataaatttttaaatatttttactgaggTGTGATTTATATACCACATACACCTATgataagtgtacaattcagtgatttttttcataactttgcagagttgtgcaatcatcacagGCCAACTGTAGAACGtttccatcactccagaaagttccttGTATTCATTTTGGAGTCAGCTCCCATTTTTACCCCCCGTCCCAAATGACCACTGGTGTGCTTTCTGTCTTTACAGATCTGCCTATTTTGGACatatcatataaatgaaattatacaataAATAGTCTTTTGGGCCTGATCTTTTTCACTTAATGTCtttgaggttcatccacgttgtagtatgtatcagtagTTCAATCTGTTTGTtgtattgctgaatagtattccatcagATGGACATATGATGTTTTATTTAGATGTCCaacagttgaggggcgcctgggtggctcactcggctaagcgtccgacttcagctcaggtcacgatctcgcagttcgtgggttcgagccccgcgtcgggctctgtgctgacagctcagagcctggagcctgtttcagattctgtgtctccctctctctctgaccctcccccgttcatgctctctctctctctgtctcaaaataaataaatgttaaaaaaaaaaattaaaaaaaaattagatgtccAACAGTTGACTGGACGTTTGGCTTGTTTTCACTTTGTATCTGttacgaataatgctgctgtgtgcatctgtgtaaaagtttttgtgtacacatatgtttttaatctttttttaactttttaaatatttatttttgagagagaatgaaagtgggggaggggcagacagagggaggcagaggattcaaagtgggttctgtgctgagagtagcaatcctgatgtggggctcagacccacaaacctgagccaaaggcagacgctcaaccgactgagccacccaggtaccccatcaaTCTCTTGattatatacctaggagtagcattgctgggtcaaaggataagtatgtatttaacattttgtaaaaCTGCTAAAcccttccaaagtggctgcaccatttacattcccaccaacagtttaaGAGggtttcagtttttccacatccttgccaacatctgatATTGTTAGTCTtcttgattatagccattctaataggtatgaagTAGTGTCTCCTTgtggtttcagtttgcattttttttttaatttttaatgtttatttgtttttgagagagggagagacagatagaacacaagcaggagaggggcagagagagagggagacacagaatccgaagaggctccaggctctgagctgtcagcacagagcccaacacagggctcgaactcatgaaccatgagactgacctgagccaaaatcggactcaacctactgagccacccaggtgcccctcaatttacatttttagtgtttatttattttgggaaagaaagagagcagcggaggggcatagagagagggagtgagagaatcccatgctggctccacactgtcagcacagagcccaatgtggggctcgatatcacaaactgtgagatcctgacctaagccaaaatcaagagtcagacacttaacggactgaaccaacCACATGCCcctcaatttgcattttcctaatgacagtgatgttgagcatcttttaatgtgatCGGTAGAGTTGTTTGAttatcttttttggtgaaatgtttattcaaacatctttctaattcttaaattggcTTGTCTTCTTACTGAGTTCAGCATGCCAAAATTTTTGGTTTGTTGTATTTCTCTGTTTGCTGAAAATCAGTCTGTTATGAACACTGAATTTTATCCCTATCCTATGTATAATTTAAGAGTAttttcttaggggcacctgggtggctcggttgtttgagcttccaacttcagctcaggtaatgatctcacagttcatgagttcaagccctgaactggactcactgctgtcagcgcagagccctctttggatcctctgtccccttctctctttgcacctcccctgctcacactcactctctcaaaaataaatatttaagaaaaaaaactttttaaagtattttcttaatatttccctATGACCAATTTTcaatcctgtttttgttttgtgtttctacaTCCCTTAACATTTTTGTAtgaattttgtttgttcataCAGGCATATAGAGCAAAGTTCACCCTTTTTAGGTGTatagttctatgaattttgacaaactTATAGTAACCTCTATGACAACTGAGATAGAGtatttccatcatcccagaaagttccTTCATGCTCCTTTGTAGGCAGTCTCTTCCCTCCactccagcctctggcaactactgatTTGAATTTTGTTCCCATGGTTTTGCCTATTTCAGAatgtcctataaatggaatcatccagTACGTAATTTTTTTGAGTCAAACtcgtttcacttagcataatgctcttgAGATGTGTCCATGTTGTTTGTTATGTGTATcagtagtttctttttattcctgagtAGAAATCCATTGTATGCACCTACCACCATCCTTGAACACCCTATGCAGAGTATTTCATCCCTTTCTCGGGACTTAATAGTTTGAATCATTTTGGTCAACcaggtaaaaatttttaaacatttagtagaaaaaaacgacttttggggagcctgggtggctcagtcggttaagtgtccaatttggactcaggtcatgattcacggttggtgggtttgagccctgcattgggctctgtgctgacagctcagagcctggaggctgcttcagatcctgtgtctccctctctctctgcccctcccctgctcatgctctgtctctctctctcaaaaataaataaaaacattaaaaaaaattttttttacttatcaaataaaaatatatgtaaaatatacctgCCATAATACATCTTTCTCTTGTTGCTCAAAGTGATTTATaaaatttcttgctttttttcctttggtaggTATTGATTGGCAGGTTCGGCCTCCTTTATCAGGACTTCCTACTCTTGGTAAAGTGTCTCTCAACAGGGAGCTTCATTTTAACACCTCCATTGCTAACTTGGTCATCCTTCGTGGGAAAGATGTGCATAGTGCAGATCTGGGTAAGCAGAAGTTAAGGTGAAAATTAAGATGTACATTTTGCTCATATACATGgtacatgtttttttgtttgtttgtttgttttttaaaggaagttcctcccctggggtgcctgagtggctcagtcagttaagcattggactttggcttaggtcatgatctcatgagtttgagcccaatgttaggctctgtgtggacagctggagcctggaaccttgcttcagattctgtgtctccctctcactctgtccctccccctcttgtactctgtcaaaaaaataaaaaattttaggaaaaaaggaagtccctgaatctatttttaaattttttttaatgtttatttatttttggcagagagagagcatgagtgggggaggggcagagagagagggagacacaggatccgaagcaggctccaggctctgagctgtcatcacagagcccaacatggggctccaactcacagaccatgagatcatgacctgagctgaagttggacgctcaaccgactcagccacccagcctccccccgaatttatttttaaagaaaggaaaataataactgTGTTTTAGTAGCAAAGTGTAAGCATTGTATCAGTAATATGTAACTGGAcaccaaaaaatagaagtggtTGAAACAAGATATAAATTCTTTCTGTCCTCACCTTATGGCTTTCtcctcttgttttttcttttttttaattttttaatgtttatttttgagagggagagacacagggtgcaagcaggagaagggcagagagagggagacagaatctgaagcgggctccaggctctgagctgtcagcacagagcctgacaagtgGCCCGAattcataaaccgtgagatcatgaccgagatAAAGTAGGACACTcaggcaactgagccacccgggtgtcccatGGCTTCCTCCTCATAGTCCAAGACATCTGTTTGAGCTTCAGCCATCAAATCACATAGGAATGAGCAAAGGAGGGTATGCTGCCTTTTCCTAGGGTCGCACACCACACTCATGTTTGAATAGCTTTGATTGGGACTGAATCTTGTGCTACAACTAGCTGCAAGGGTGTCATGAGCACAGTTAAAATTGGGGAGCTCTGTTACTAAAGAAGGGGAGAACAGGTAATGTAGCACAACTAGGATCTCTGTGACAAGCATTTTGTTACAAAATTTTCAGGAGGTTCAAAGAGCAGTACTCTTATTAGTTTGTTTCTATGGCGAATCTCCAGGTTTGTATTATCCTTATTTGATGATTTTAGCAGTATCAAATTGGCTGCTTCTAGCTATGATAGAAAGAAGACCAAATAATCTAGTCCCTGTAATGCACCTTagataaaaaagtgaaaactaaAGAGAGATCATTTCAGGTCCATCAGATGGTATACTTTCTCCTACCTCAGAACGTTTTCTTCATAGTCTTCATTTTAGATTCTAAATCAAGAGAATTAATAAGAGGATATATAAAGTAATCAAACTTCCAAAAATTTACCCACAACAAATGACATAGGTACAGAGAGGTGTTCTTGCAAAGATATTCACTGTAGTATCTTTCAcacaaaaatgtggaaacaacctaaatgcccaacaGTAGGAAATGTGTtacataaattatggtatattcacATACTAAGGCTTTAAATATGAGTGATATTTATTGACAGGAAAAAGAGGTTCACACCATACTGGTGAATGAAAACAGACTACAGAACAGCGTGTGTGTAAAATTATATACACAAGAGGGTCAACAAAATGTTCACAATCTTCTCTGGATGGTGACATTTCACCTGTTCAGTtgacttaaattttcttcttagtaGTTCTGGCGTGTAATTCTGAGTGGTGTGaattactactattttttttacaatgacTATGGGTCATTTATCTAAAAGCACTATAAACTAGTTTTAAATAGGTAAAACAAAAGATTTCtggttaaatattaaaataagaaaaatctgtttattaatttgtttccaaaattaatgattcATGGTATGAACAATGGCTTAATGTTGTTTTACTCTAGGAGGATTTAAAGATCCAGCACTCTATACTTCTTGGTTAGCGCCTGTTAATGCTTTCAATGTATGGAAAACCCAGCGAGCATTTAGCAAATATGAGAAGTCTGCAGCATTGGTCAGCAATAGCCAGTTCTTACTAAAACCACTTGATACGATTGTGGGCAAAGCATGGAATATGTTTGCTTcaaagtaagtaaaaaataaatctacaaacctttctttgtattatttatttatttatttacttacttatttactttatttatttatagagagtgtatgtgagcaggggaggggcaggagagagagagagagagagaaagagaaagagaatcccaagcaggctccataccctcAGCACAAATCCTGATggggggcttaatctcacaaactgaaagatcatgacctgaaccaaaatcaaaagtcggatgcttatccgactgagccacccaggtgcccagaaatcTACAAGTCTTTCTACCCTTAGGAATATAAATCTTAAAACAGAAAGCAGGATCTGGaatgtcttagtctgtttgaTTTGCTCTAACAAAAATAGCACAGACTGCATatcttataaacaacagaaatttatttctcacagttctagaggctaggaAGTCCAAATTAAATAGTGCTGGCAGATTTGATGTCTACTGAGGAGctacttcctggttcataggtgATGTCTTTCCCTGTGTCCTCAAATGGCCAAAGAGGCAAAGATCTTTCATGGGCCTCTTTTAAAAGGGCACtgattccattcatgagggctccaccttcatgacctatcaccttccaaaggcctcacctcctaatactatcacctTGGGGGTAAGATTTtaatgtatgaattttgggggaacgCAAACATTCAACCTACAACATGGAGTAAGCATGGCTTACTTTGTAGGTGTGAAATTCAGTCATGTTACTTCaggcatcattttcttttctgcacaATGGGTCCAAAATAAGAGGATATGTAgcgaggattaagtgagataaccATGTAAGAATACCTACCACATTGCTGTTAACTCTTGTTGATAAAACGAGTAGtttccaaatgaaatgaaaataaagtagaaatttcATTATAAGGCTGGGACAATAAAATAGTATTCCAAAATAAGATCCTTGGAAGAATGGAAGAGATCCTGATCTTGTTCAGCAAGAAATATTGCAAGTTTAACTCCATTTGCCACTACAAAATGTCTGCTTGATCCTAAGAAATGAGTTATCAGGTCTCCTGACCTCTGCCACAATTACTTGTCAAAGCAGAATTCCTCATATTAATTGGCAAGGCCTCTACTTTGATTATCCAGGATTCCCAAGGGCTCCCCCTTTCCACACGTGGCTATTCCACAAGCCCTGTCCAAAAGGACAGCAGTGAACTCTGTCCTTTTCTGATATTGTTCACTTCCCACTCCCCTTAAATGGCAGCAGCTCTTATTACATCAATTTAATCCATGTCTTCCCCtgacattctttttaatatttgtcctACCTCAGAACATTTGGAGGGTACGGGGTATTAAGAGAACCACCTGGTATAACTGCAAAGTAAATGTCTGAAAAATACGTGGGAGACTTCACTTCATTCCTAGCACTAAATTAATGCATTTCAAGCCTTAGGTAAAAATTCTCAGGCACCTTTTAGAGTTTGTATTGAACCCAGTCATCTCTGTAGGGTGTTCAATATGTGCTTGGTTAGATAACCAAATCTGAATAAGCTTCTTTTTCCTATGTGCTTCTTACTGTCACTCTCTTGGATACTAAAAAGGCGGGGAGCTTGACATAAACTTTCAAAGTTTACTAATCTTtggaataaacgttgaaacaaatATAAGACATTTAAGAGATTCTTCCATCTTCAATTACTCATGAACTAGGACAGTTCTATTTATGGTTTGATTTTAGGAGTTACTAAtttctctgagattttttttattttacattttctgtttctttcatcagagCCTACATTCATCAGTACACAAAATTTGGAATTGAAGAAGAGGACTTTCTGGACAGTTTCACATTGTTGGAACAAGTTGTTGCCAGTTACTGCAATCTCTGATCGCCAACAGAGGAGAAAAAGTACCCTAGGTCATTTTGGGGCTAAACaattttcaatattactttttcTGTAAGGTGTTCAGATCCCTACCTGTTAAAGTAACAAAGGTGAATGCTGTTTCCTTTGGCATACCATAAccacagaaaaggaggaaaactttatttttttatttttttttaacgtttatttattattgagagatacagacagagtatgagcatgggaggggcagagagagagggagacacagaatccgaagcaggttccaggtctgagctgtcagcacagagcccaatgtggggctcgaactcacaaaccgcaagatcacaacctgagccgaagtcagatgcttaactggctgagccacccaggcgccccaggaggaaaacctttatttcattttattttattttaattttttttaatttacatccaaattagcatatagtgcaacaatgatttcaggaatagattccttagtgccccttacctatttagcccattcccccttccacaatccctccagtaaccctcagtttgttctccatatttatgagtctcttatgttttgtaccccttcctgtttttatattttttttgtttcccttcctttatgttcatctgttttgtctcttaaagtcctcatatgagtgaagtcataggatttttgtctttctctgactaatttcacttagcataataccctccaattccatccacatagttgcaaatggcaagatttcattctttttcattgctgagtaatactccattgtatagatataccacatctttatccattcatccatcgatggacatttaggctggttccatactttggctattgttgatagtgctgctataaacacgggggtgcatgtgtcccttcgaaacaccacacctgtatcccatggataaatgcctagtagtgcaattgctgggttgtagggtagtcctatttttagttttttgaggaacctccatactgtttacaagagtggctgcaccagcttgcattcccaaggaaAACCTTTATACTACATGTTACCTTAGATTAtaataaaagatagaaaagaaggaaaaccttttttttttaagtttattttatttattttgagagagagtgttgtgtgtgagcaaggggggtggggcagagagagagggggaaggagagaaaattccaagcagtctcaacgttgtcagcacagagcccatacagggcttgaactcacaaactgtgaaatcatgacctgagccaaaaccaagagttggactttaaccgactgaaccacccaggtactcctggAGGGAAACCTCTTAAATGGGAATAGCATGtttttgaggtgcctggctggctcagtcagaagagcctgtgactcttaATCTGGGGGTTATGAGTCCGAGTCCCatgctggat includes:
- the TUBD1 gene encoding tubulin delta chain isoform X3, with the protein product MNIKQISFTDINQVLAHQLGSVFQPTYSMEGSYHYRRNPLGELMENLVPHPEFKMLGIRNIPQMSENSLAYSTFTWAGLLKHLRQMLISNSKMEEGIDWQVRPPLSGLPTLGKVSLNRELHFNTSIANLVILRGKDVHSADLGGFKDPALYTSWLAPVNAFNVWKTQRAFSKYEKSAALVSNSQFLLKPLDTIVGKAWNMFASKAYIHQYTKFGIEEEDFLDSFTLLEQVVASYCNL